The following coding sequences are from one Dromaius novaehollandiae isolate bDroNov1 chromosome 22, bDroNov1.hap1, whole genome shotgun sequence window:
- the NEUROD2 gene encoding neurogenic differentiation factor 2 — translation MLTRLFSEPSLIPEVQKFSSWAEECEDDARSDKEERKGKGCALPEEPPEGSLGESKEEGELGGDEEEEEEEEEGLEEAEGDRPKKRGPKKRKMTKARLERSKLRRQKANARERNRMHDLNAALDNLRKVVPCYSKTQKLSKIETLRLAKNYIWALSEILRSGKRPDLVSYVQTLCKGLSQPTTNLVAGCLQLNSRNFLTEQGQEAGRYHGPNASFAVHPYPYPCSRLAAAQCPPAAGPGAHGLRTHAYCASAYESLYGNASPDYNSSEYDGGLSPPLCINGNFSLKQDSSPDHEKSYHYSMHYSALPGSRPSGHNLVFGSSGMRGGVHSENIFPYDMHLPHERGPMYEELNAFFHN, via the coding sequence ATGTTGACGCGACTGTTCAGCGAGCCCAGCCTCATCCCCGAAGTTCAGAAATTCTCCAGCTGGGCCGAGGAGTGCGAGGACGATGCCCGGAGCGACAAGGAGGAGCGGAAGGGTAAGGGCTGCGCCCTGCCGGAGGAGCCGCCCGAGGGCTCCCTGGGGGAGAGCAAGGAGGAAGGGGAGCTAGGAggggacgaggaggaggaggaggaggaggaggaaggcctgGAGGAGGCGGAGGGCGACCGGCCCAAGAAGCGCGGCCCCAAGAAGCGCAAGATGACCAAGGCGCGGCTGGAGCGCTCCAAGCTGCGGCGGCAGAAGGCGAACGCCCGCGAGCGCAACCGCATGCACGACCTCAACGCGGCCCTGGACAACCTGCGCAAGGTCGTGCCCTGCTACTCCAAGACGCAGAAGCTCTCCAAGATCGAGACGCTGCGCCTGGCCAAGAACTACATCTGGGCGCTCTCCGAGATCCTGCGCTCGGGCAAGCGGCCCGACCTGGTCTCCTACGTGCAGACTCTGTGCAAGGGGCTCTCGCAGCCCACCACCAACCTGGTGGCCGGCTGCCTGCAGCTCAACTCGCGCAACTTCCTCACGGAGCAGGGCCAGGAGGCGGGCCGCTACCACGGCCCCAACGCCTCCTTCGCCGTgcacccctacccctacccctgcTCGCGGCTGGCCGCGGCGCagtgcccgcccgccgccgggcccggcgcccACGGGCTACGGACACACGCGTACTGCGCCTCCGCCTACGAGAGCCTCTACGGCAACGCGTCGCCCGACTACAACAGCTCCGAGTACGACGGCGGGCTCAGCCCCCCGCTGTGCATTAACGGCAACTTCTCCCTCAAGCAAGACTCTTCCCCCGACCACGAGAAAAGCTACCACTACTCTATGCACTACTCGGCCCTGCCCGGCTCCCGGCCCTCCGGCCACAACCTGGTCTTCGGCTCGTCGGGGATGCGCGGGGGGGTCCACTCCGAGAACATCTTCCCCTACGACATGCACCTCCCGCACGAGCGGGGCCCCATGTACGAGGAGCTCAACGCCTTCTTCCACAACTAA